In Salvelinus fontinalis isolate EN_2023a unplaced genomic scaffold, ASM2944872v1 scaffold_0150, whole genome shotgun sequence, a single genomic region encodes these proteins:
- the LOC129843510 gene encoding uncharacterized protein LOC129843510 produces the protein LCSSSSSSSSSSLPNLSSSSSSSSSSSSSCSSSLPCLYSGTSPLAGRPARTASPPSQDITSLLAGHQPGQHLPPARTSPLPSQDSISPSQDSISPSQDSISPQPGQHLSPARTASPPSQDSISPQPGPHLPPARTASPPSQDRISPQPGPHLPPARTASPPQPGQHLPPARTASLPSCQDSIPHSQDSISPQPGHHLSPARTASPPSQDSISPQPGQHLSPAGAASLPSQGSISPQPGHHLPPSQDSISPQPGQHLPPARTASPPSQDSISPQPGQHLSPARTASPPSQDSISPQLPGQHPSQPGQHLPPARTSSLPSQDSISPQPGQHLSPARAASLPSRGSISPQPGQHLSPARTSSPPQPGQHLPQPGQHLPPARTASPPSQDSISPQPGQHLSPARTASPPSQDSISPSQDSISPQPGQHLSPARTASPPSQDSISPQPGPHLPPARTASPPSQDSISPQPGQHLSPAARTASPTARTASPPSQDIISPQPGQHLPPARTASLPSQDSISPQPGQHLPPARTSSLPSQGSISPQPGHHLPPSQDSISPQTGQHLPPARTSHFPCQVPSQDSISP, from the exons ctatgtagtagtagtagtagtagtagtagtagtagtctacctaacctg agtagtagtagtagtagtagtagtagtagtagtagtagttgtagtagtagtctacct TGCCTGTATAGTGGCACTTCACCCCTGGCAGGTCGCCCAGCCAGGACAGCATCTCCTCCCAGCCAGGACATCACGTCTCTCCTGGCAGGTCACCAGCCAGGACAGCATCTCCCCCCAGCCAGGACATCACCTCTCCCCAGCCAGGACAGCATCTCCCCAAGCCAGGACAGCATCTCCCCCAGCCAGGACAGCATCTCCCCCCAGCCAGGACAGCATCTCTCCCCAGCCAGGACCGCATCTCCCCCCAGCCAGGACAGCATCTCCCCCCAGCCAGGACCGCATCTCCCCCCAGCCAGGACCGCATCTCCCCCCAGCCAGGACCGCATCTCCCCCCAGCCAGGACCGCATCTCCCCCCAGCCAGGACAGCATCTCCCCCCCAGCCAGGACAGCATCTCCCCCCAGCCAGGACAGCATCTCTCCCCAGCTGCCAGGACAGCATCCCTCACAGCCAGGACAGCATCTCCCCCCAGCCAGGACATCATCTCTCCCCAGCCAGGACAGCATCTCCCCCCAGCCAGGACAGCATCTCTCCCCAGCCAGGGCAGCATCTCTCCCCAGCCGGGGCAGCATCTCTCCCCAGCCAGGGCAGCATCTCTCCCCAGCCAGGACATCATCTCCCCCCCAGCCAGGACAGCATCTCCCCCCAGCCAGGACAGCATCTCCCCCCAGCCAGGACAGCATCTCCCCCCAGCCAGGACAGCATCTCCCCCCAGCCAGGACAGCATCTCTCCCCAGCCAGGACAGCATCTCCCCCCAGCCAGGACAGCATCTCTCCCCAGCTGCCAGGACAGCATCCCTCACAGCCAGGACAGCATCTCCCCCCAGCCAGGACATCATCTCTCCCCAGCCAGGACAGCATCTCCCCCCAGCCAGGACAGCATCTCTCCCCAGCCAGGGCAGCATCTCTCCCCAGCCGGGGCAGCATCTCTCCCCAGCCAGGGCAGCATCTCTCCCCAGCCAGGACATCATCTCCCCCCCAGCCAGGACAGCATCTCCCCCAGCCAGGACAGCATCTCCCCCCAGCCAGGACAGCATCTCCCCCCAGCCAGGACAGCATCTCCCCCCAGCCAGGACAGCATCTCTCCCCAGCCAGGACCGCATCTCCCCCCAGCCAGGACAGCATCTCCCCCAGCCAGGACAGCATCTCCCCCCAGCCAGGACAGCATCTCTCCCCAGCCAGGACCGCATCTCCCCCCAGCCAGGACAGCATCTCCCCCCAGCCAGGACCGCATCTCCCCCCAGCCAGGACCGCATCTCCCCCCAGCCAGGACAGCATCTCCCCCCAGCCAGGACAGCATCTCTCCCCAGCAGCCAGGACAGCATCTCCCACAGCCAGGACAGCATCTCCCCCCAGCCAGGACATCATCTCTCCCCAGCCAGGACAGCATCTCCCCCCAGCCAGGACAGCATCTCTCCCCAGCCAGGACAGCATCTCTCCCCAGCCAGGGCAGCATCTCCCCCCAGCCAGGACATCATCTCTCCCCAGCCAGGGCAGCATCTCTCCCCAGCCAGGACATCATCTCCCCCCCAGCCAGGACAGCATCTCCCCCCAGACAGGACAGCATCTCCCCCCAGCCAGGACATCACATTTCCCCTGTCAGGTCCCCAGCCAGGACAGCATCTCTCCCTGA